The following proteins come from a genomic window of Streptococcus pneumoniae:
- a CDS encoding HIRAN domain-containing protein encodes MQKTVEKILFRVAGVTKYKKAVKEACNMIAEDNGIPEYAKYYSNLSTKELREELEEYGLKVFKYQDLDFFNIELVPEVDNRYDPNAIKVLIFDNHVGYVPATIAKTIRKYFDNKKYNFVIEGEIKGGPYKEWDEYEEKVVTNNDLDVGFEIYLTIVDSSQKEVIQSESSEIIDDNISNKEVTETEAIETKTTETEHIEQNIVSDSVADIVNEINLSETSPKKKLPANKIIFSALYLFLVFFGVVGIPIAPFLAVPLTAWSLYKLYKLFRK; translated from the coding sequence ATGCAAAAGACTGTTGAAAAAATATTATTCAGAGTCGCTGGAGTGACAAAATATAAAAAAGCAGTAAAAGAAGCTTGCAATATGATTGCTGAAGATAACGGAATCCCAGAATATGCAAAGTACTATAGCAATTTATCAACTAAGGAACTTAGAGAAGAACTTGAAGAATATGGTCTGAAAGTTTTCAAATATCAAGATTTAGACTTTTTCAATATTGAGCTCGTTCCAGAAGTAGATAATAGATATGATCCTAATGCTATAAAAGTTTTGATATTTGATAATCATGTAGGATATGTTCCTGCAACCATTGCTAAAACAATACGAAAATATTTTGATAATAAAAAATATAACTTTGTAATAGAGGGAGAGATAAAAGGTGGCCCATATAAAGAATGGGACGAGTATGAAGAAAAAGTTGTCACAAATAATGATTTGGATGTTGGTTTTGAAATTTACCTTACCATTGTTGATTCTTCACAAAAAGAAGTAATTCAGAGCGAATCATCTGAGATAATTGATGATAACATTTCCAATAAAGAAGTTACGGAAACTGAAGCTATTGAAACTAAAACAACTGAAACTGAACATATTGAACAAAATATTGTTAGTGACAGTGTCGCTGATATAGTAAACGAGATTAATCTTTCAGAAACATCTCCTAAGAAAAAACTTCCTGCCAATAAAATCATATTTTCAGCACTGTATCTTTTCTTAGTCTTTTTTGGAGTTGTTGGTATTCCAATCGCTCCATTCCTTGCAGTCCCTTTGACAGCTTGGAGTTTGTATAAACTATACAAACTATTCAGAAAATAA
- a CDS encoding phage replisome organizer N-terminal domain-containing protein — protein sequence MSEIKWIKIKTDIFDDEKMCLIDASPDRDAIIVIWIKLITLAGKLNTKGVLTISKNIVYTDEMLAQTFHRPLNTVRMALEVFEKFGMVEKIDGVIMLPNWEKHQNIDGMEKIKEQNRNRAARHRQKQKLLAQNNESNVTDNVMDNVTVTHGNALDKELDKDIEINNNKVMISSSLSENLKNSGIHLTDKSHQQLLDYVGLDGMSFDMLNRAVEKTSGSHKPSFNYLIAILESWKKKGFTSIEQVDEDDRKYKEGKKSRQQNDKTSEQEVRDEWGF from the coding sequence ATGTCTGAAATCAAGTGGATAAAAATCAAAACGGATATTTTTGACGATGAAAAGATGTGTCTAATTGATGCCTCGCCTGATCGTGATGCAATTATTGTAATCTGGATCAAACTTATAACACTAGCAGGCAAATTGAATACAAAAGGCGTACTAACCATTTCTAAAAACATTGTATACACCGATGAAATGCTTGCACAAACGTTCCACCGTCCGTTGAATACAGTTCGTATGGCTCTTGAAGTTTTTGAAAAGTTTGGAATGGTTGAAAAAATCGATGGAGTGATAATGTTACCCAATTGGGAGAAACATCAGAACATTGACGGCATGGAAAAAATAAAAGAGCAAAATCGAAATAGAGCAGCACGTCACCGACAAAAACAGAAATTACTTGCACAGAACAACGAAAGTAACGTTACTGATAACGTTATGGATAACGTTACAGTAACGCATGGTAACGCACTAGATAAAGAATTAGATAAAGATATAGAGATAAATAATAATAAGGTGATGATTAGTTCCAGCCTTTCTGAAAATTTGAAAAATAGCGGAATCCATCTAACTGATAAGTCACATCAACAGTTACTTGATTATGTGGGACTTGATGGAATGAGTTTCGATATGTTGAACCGTGCAGTCGAGAAAACTTCCGGATCACACAAACCTAGTTTCAATTACCTAATAGCCATTCTTGAAAGTTGGAAAAAGAAAGGCTTCACATCGATTGAGCAGGTGGATGAGGACGACCGTAAATATAAAGAGGGTAAGAAGTCAAGACAACAAAACGATAAAACATCGGAACAGGAGGTAAGGGACGAATGGGGATTTTAG
- a CDS encoding helix-turn-helix domain-containing protein yields the protein MFVAFDKIKELADKQGISINILEEKLGYGTNTLYRLKRSNPSSKVLKEIADYFNVSADYLLGRTDNPAIAGSDEFAQVNGQIIDLRKAAANTMLFDGKPLNEDDIDFITSVLSAHFKSKGER from the coding sequence ATGTTTGTAGCATTCGATAAAATAAAAGAATTAGCTGATAAACAGGGGATTTCTATAAATATTTTAGAAGAAAAACTTGGTTATGGAACTAATACTTTATATCGATTAAAAAGAAGTAATCCTAGTTCAAAAGTTTTAAAAGAAATAGCTGATTATTTTAATGTAAGTGCTGACTACCTACTCGGACGGACAGATAATCCTGCTATCGCTGGAAGTGATGAATTTGCTCAAGTAAATGGACAAATCATAGACTTACGCAAAGCAGCAGCCAACACCATGTTATTTGACGGAAAACCACTAAATGAAGATGATATCGACTTCATCACATCCGTTCTATCCGCCCACTTCAAAAGCAAAGGAGAACGCTAA
- a CDS encoding adenylosuccinate synthase — MTSVVVVGTQWGDEGKGKITDFLSANAEVIARYQGGDNAGHTIVIDGKKFKLHLIPSGIFFPEKISVIGNGMVVNPKSLVKELSYLHEEGVTTDNLRISDRAHVILPYHIELDRLQEEAKGDNKIGTTIKGIGPAYMDKAARVGIRIADLLDKDIFRERLERNLAEKNRLFEKLYDSKAIVFDDIFEEYYEYGQQIKKYVIDTSVILNDALDNGKRVLFEGAQGVMLDIDQGTYPFVTSSNPVAGGVTIGSGVGPSKIDKVVGVCKAYTSRVGDGPFPTELFDEVGERIREVGHEYGTTTGRPRRVGWFDSVVMRHSRRVSGITNLSLNSIDVLSGLDTVKICVAYDLDGQRIDYYPASLEQLKRCKPIYEELPGWSEDITGVRNLEDLPENARNYVRRVSELVGVRISTFSVGPGREQTNILESVWS, encoded by the coding sequence ATGACTTCAGTTGTTGTTGTAGGTACCCAATGGGGTGATGAAGGTAAAGGGAAGATTACAGACTTCCTTTCAGCGAATGCAGAAGTGATTGCACGTTACCAAGGTGGTGATAATGCTGGTCACACGATTGTGATTGACGGTAAGAAATTTAAGTTGCACTTGATTCCATCTGGGATTTTCTTCCCTGAAAAAATATCTGTCATTGGGAATGGTATGGTTGTAAATCCTAAATCTCTTGTAAAAGAGTTGAGCTATCTTCATGAGGAAGGTGTAACAACTGATAACTTACGTATTTCTGATCGTGCGCATGTTATTTTGCCTTATCATATCGAGTTGGATCGCTTGCAAGAAGAAGCTAAGGGCGACAATAAGATTGGTACGACAATTAAGGGAATTGGTCCAGCTTATATGGACAAGGCTGCTCGTGTTGGAATTCGTATTGCAGATCTTTTAGATAAAGATATTTTCCGTGAGCGTTTAGAACGTAACCTTGCTGAAAAGAATCGTCTTTTTGAAAAATTGTATGACAGTAAAGCGATTGTTTTCGATGATATTTTTGAAGAATATTACGAATATGGTCAACAAATCAAGAAATACGTGATAGATACATCTGTTATCTTGAATGATGCGCTTGATAATGGCAAACGTGTGCTTTTTGAAGGTGCACAAGGTGTTATGCTAGATATCGACCAAGGTACTTATCCATTTGTTACGTCATCAAACCCTGTAGCTGGTGGTGTGACAATTGGTTCTGGTGTCGGTCCAAGCAAGATTGACAAGGTTGTAGGTGTATGTAAAGCTTATACGAGTCGTGTAGGAGATGGTCCTTTCCCAACTGAGTTGTTTGATGAAGTGGGAGAACGTATCCGTGAAGTGGGTCATGAATATGGTACAACAACTGGTCGTCCACGTCGTGTAGGTTGGTTTGACTCAGTTGTGATGCGTCATAGCCGTCGTGTTTCTGGTATTACTAACCTTTCTTTGAACTCTATTGATGTTTTGAGCGGTTTGGATACTGTGAAAATCTGTGTGGCCTATGATCTTGACGGTCAACGTATTGACTACTATCCAGCTAGTCTTGAGCAATTGAAACGTTGCAAGCCTATCTATGAAGAGTTGCCAGGTTGGTCAGAAGATATTACCGGAGTTCGCAATTTGGAAGATCTTCCTGAGAATGCGCGTAACTATGTTCGTCGTGTGAGTGAATTGGTTGGCGTTCGTATTTCTACTTTCTCAGTAGGTCCTGGTCGTGAACAAACAAATATTTTAGAAAGTGTTTGGTCCTAA
- a CDS encoding ORF6C domain-containing protein: MNEIFNFHGQEVRTLIIDDEPWFVGKDVADILGYSKARNAIALHVDEDDALKQGLTDNLGRVQETIIINESGLYSLILSSKLPQAKEFKRWVTSEVLPAIRKQGGFIREDLDEDAFIALFTGQKKLREQQATMLEDIDYLKSEQPIHPSYAKSLLKKRKARVVVCLGGIDSPAYADKTFAQSVFRQAEIDFKDHFNINRYDLLPKKFADAALAYWMTWEPSTNTKMKIMKLNSFDEG, from the coding sequence ATGAACGAAATTTTTAATTTTCACGGGCAGGAAGTCCGTACTTTGATCATTGATGACGAACCTTGGTTCGTTGGGAAAGATGTTGCAGACATCCTAGGATATAGCAAGGCTAGAAATGCGATTGCTCTTCATGTTGATGAAGATGACGCCCTAAAACAGGGCCTCACAGATAATTTAGGAAGGGTTCAAGAAACTATCATCATCAACGAATCTGGCCTCTACTCTCTTATCTTATCCAGCAAGTTGCCTCAGGCTAAAGAGTTTAAGCGCTGGGTGACATCAGAGGTTTTGCCAGCTATTCGCAAGCAGGGCGGTTTCATTCGCGAGGACTTGGACGAGGATGCCTTTATCGCTCTGTTTACTGGCCAGAAGAAATTACGTGAGCAACAGGCGACCATGCTGGAAGATATTGACTATCTCAAGAGTGAGCAACCGATTCACCCAAGCTATGCTAAATCGCTCCTGAAGAAGCGTAAGGCTCGGGTCGTGGTTTGCTTAGGTGGCATTGATAGTCCGGCTTATGCGGATAAGACTTTCGCTCAGTCAGTCTTTAGACAAGCTGAGATTGACTTTAAAGACCACTTCAACATTAATCGCTATGACTTGCTACCGAAAAAATTCGCAGATGCAGCCTTGGCCTATTGGATGACTTGGGAGCCAAGCACCAATACCAAGATGAAAATCATGAAATTGAACTCATTTGACGAAGGGTAG
- a CDS encoding sigma-70 RNA polymerase sigma factor region 4 domain-containing protein: protein MIKELYEEVQGTVYKCRNEYYLHLWELSDWDQEGMLCLHELISREEGLVDDIPRLRKYFKTKFRNRILDYIRKQESQKRRYDKEPYEEVGEISHRISEGGLWLDDYYLFHETLRDYRNKQSKEKQEELERVLSNERFRGRQRVLRDLRIVFKEFTIRTH from the coding sequence ATGATTAAAGAATTGTATGAAGAAGTCCAAGGGACTGTTTATAAGTGTAGAAATGAATATTACCTTCATTTATGGGAATTGTCGGATTGGGACCAAGAAGGCATGCTCTGCTTACATGAATTGATTAGTAGAGAAGAAGGACTGGTAGACGATATTCCACGTTTAAGGAAATATTTCAAAACCAAGTTTCGAAATCGAATTTTAGACTATATCCGTAAGCAGGAAAGTCAGAAGCGTAGATACGATAAAGAACCCTATGAAGAAGTGGGAGAGATCAGTCATCGTATAAGTGAGGGGGGTCTCTGGCTAGATGATTATTATCTCTTTCATGAAACACTAAGAGATTATAGAAACAAACAAAGTAAAGAGAAACAAGAAGAACTAGAACGCGTCTTAAGCAATGAACGATTTCGAGGGCGTCAAAGAGTATTAAGAGACTTACGCATTGTGTTTAAGGAGTTTACTATCCGTACCCACTAG
- a CDS encoding DUF1642 domain-containing protein, with protein sequence MKLNELIKKYKKLEGVWNAEGAELVRQIFLQDLEQLDKPQPVKVPQCVAEYIEFKKKNNFHVYGLAWLNGYEVEKEKRYFVKIKGNIKENMLVYGELLKRYFFTKSFSLDDVIYSHTRKELEAANFGWVFDCPGIEIEEVE encoded by the coding sequence ATGAAACTTAATGAATTGATTAAGAAATATAAAAAACTTGAGGGTGTATGGAATGCTGAAGGAGCAGAACTAGTTCGTCAAATTTTTCTGCAAGACTTGGAACAACTAGATAAACCGCAACCAGTCAAAGTTCCGCAGTGTGTGGCGGAATATATAGAATTTAAAAAGAAAAACAATTTTCATGTTTACGGTCTTGCTTGGCTTAACGGCTACGAGGTCGAAAAAGAGAAGCGGTATTTTGTTAAGATTAAAGGGAATATTAAAGAAAATATGTTGGTTTATGGAGAACTTTTGAAAAGGTATTTCTTTACAAAAAGCTTTAGTTTAGACGATGTTATATATTCCCACACTCGTAAAGAACTAGAAGCCGCAAACTTCGGCTGGGTGTTTGATTGCCCAGGTATTGAGATTGAGGAGGTGGAATAA
- the ftsH gene encoding ATP-dependent zinc metalloprotease FtsH, translated as MKKQNNGLIKNPFLWLLFIFFLVTGFQYFYSGNNSGGSQQINYTELVQEITDGNVKELTYQPNGSVIEVSGVYKNPKTSKEETGIQFFTPSVTKVEKFTSTILPADTTVSELQKLATDHKAEVTVKHESSSGIWINLLVSIVPFGILFFFLFSMMGNMGGGNGRNPMSFGRSKAKAANKEDIKVRFSDVAGAEEEKQELVEVVEFLKDPKRFTKLGARIPAGVLLEGPPGTGKTLLAKAVAGEAGVPFFSISGSDFVEMFVGVGASRVRSLFEDAKKAAPAIIFIDEIDAVGRQRGVGLGGGNDEREQTLNQLLIEMDGFEGNEGIIVIAATNRSDVLDPALLRPGRFDRKVLVGRPDVKGREAILKVHAKNKPLAEDVDLKLVAQQTPGFVGADLENVLNEAALVAARRNKSIIDASDIDEAEDRVIAGPSKKDKTVSQKERELVAYHEAGHTIVGLVLSNARVVHKVTIVPRGRAGGYMIALPKEDQMLLSKEDMKEQLAGLMGGRVAEEIIFNVQTTGASNDFEQATQMARAMVTEYGMSEKLGPVQYEGNHAMFGAQSPQKSISEQTAYEIDEEVRSLLNEARNKAAEIIQSNREIHKLIAEALLKYETLDSTQIKALYETGKMPEAVEEESHALSYDEVKSKMNDEK; from the coding sequence ATGAAAAAACAAAATAATGGTTTAATTAAAAATCCTTTTCTATGGTTATTATTTATCTTTTTCCTTGTGACAGGATTCCAGTATTTCTATTCTGGGAATAACTCAGGAGGAAGTCAGCAAATCAACTATACTGAGTTGGTACAAGAAATTACCGATGGTAATGTAAAAGAATTAACTTACCAACCAAATGGTAGTGTTATCGAAGTTTCTGGTGTCTATAAAAATCCTAAAACAAGTAAAGAAGAAACAGGTATTCAGTTTTTCACGCCATCTGTTACTAAGGTAGAGAAATTTACCAGCACTATTCTTCCTGCAGATACTACCGTATCAGAATTGCAAAAACTTGCTACTGACCATAAAGCAGAAGTAACTGTTAAGCATGAAAGTTCAAGTGGTATATGGATTAATCTACTCGTATCCATTGTGCCATTTGGAATTCTATTCTTCTTCCTATTCTCTATGATGGGAAATATGGGAGGAGGCAATGGCCGTAATCCAATGAGTTTTGGACGTAGTAAGGCTAAAGCAGCAAATAAAGAAGATATTAAAGTAAGATTTTCAGATGTTGCTGGAGCTGAGGAAGAAAAACAAGAACTAGTTGAAGTTGTTGAGTTCTTAAAAGATCCAAAACGATTCACAAAACTTGGAGCCCGTATTCCAGCAGGTGTTCTTTTGGAGGGACCTCCGGGGACAGGTAAAACTTTGCTTGCTAAGGCAGTCGCTGGAGAAGCAGGTGTTCCATTCTTTAGTATCTCAGGTTCTGACTTTGTAGAAATGTTTGTCGGAGTTGGAGCTAGTCGTGTTCGCTCTCTTTTTGAGGATGCCAAAAAAGCAGCACCAGCTATCATCTTTATCGATGAAATTGATGCTGTTGGACGTCAACGTGGAGTCGGTCTCGGCGGAGGTAATGACGAACGTGAACAAACCTTGAACCAACTTTTGATTGAGATGGATGGTTTTGAGGGAAATGAAGGGATTATCGTCATCGCTGCGACAAACCGTTCAGATGTACTTGATCCTGCCCTTTTGCGTCCAGGACGTTTTGATAGAAAAGTATTGGTTGGTCGTCCTGATGTTAAAGGTCGTGAAGCAATCTTGAAAGTTCACGCTAAGAACAAGCCTTTAGCAGAAGATGTTGATTTGAAATTAGTGGCTCAACAAACTCCAGGCTTTGTTGGTGCTGATTTAGAGAATGTCTTGAATGAAGCAGCTTTAGTTGCTGCTCGTCGCAATAAATCGATAATTGATGCTTCAGATATTGATGAAGCAGAAGATAGAGTTATTGCTGGACCTTCTAAGAAAGATAAGACAGTTTCACAAAAAGAACGAGAATTGGTTGCTTACCATGAGGCAGGACATACCATTGTTGGTCTAGTCTTGTCGAATGCTCGCGTTGTCCATAAGGTTACAATTGTACCACGCGGCCGTGCAGGCGGATACATGATTGCACTTCCTAAAGAGGATCAAATGCTTCTATCTAAAGAAGATATGAAAGAGCAATTGGCTGGCTTAATGGGTGGACGTGTAGCTGAAGAAATTATCTTTAATGTCCAAACTACAGGAGCTTCAAACGACTTTGAACAAGCGACACAAATGGCGCGTGCAATGGTTACAGAGTACGGTATGAGTGAAAAACTTGGCCCAGTACAATATGAAGGAAACCATGCTATGTTTGGTGCACAGAGTCCTCAAAAATCAATTTCAGAACAAACAGCTTATGAAATTGATGAAGAGGTTCGTTCATTATTAAATGAGGCACGAAATAAAGCTGCTGAAATTATTCAGTCAAATCGTGAAATTCACAAGTTAATTGCAGAAGCATTATTGAAATACGAAACATTGGATAGTACACAAATTAAAGCTCTTTACGAAACAGGAAAGATGCCTGAAGCAGTAGAAGAGGAATCTCATGCACTATCCTATGATGAAGTAAAGTCAAAAATGAATGACGAAAAATAA
- a CDS encoding ATP-binding protein — protein MVDNVFEEIALSYRRNTEQQEEFCEKHNIPLIKILRTESVVCRMCESERIHEENQERVNELANAENERERKYYLEKFSLYDEILKNATLDNFETPTEKEAEKLAFAKRICREWSEGARNNIVLQGEAGTGKSHLAFAMVKALSEYTKEIAIFINVTDLLMKIKADFSQEEFLVNKIASAKFLVLDDLGMEKDSEWSFTILYNILNKRSNTIITTNLISADIQKRYGRPFMSRLMKGVDKDHLMVFNDLTNKRKQYF, from the coding sequence ATGGTAGACAATGTGTTTGAGGAAATCGCCTTATCTTATCGTAGGAATACAGAACAACAAGAAGAGTTCTGCGAAAAGCATAACATCCCTTTGATAAAGATATTGAGGACCGAGAGTGTTGTATGTCGCATGTGTGAATCTGAGCGGATTCATGAAGAAAATCAGGAAAGAGTGAATGAACTGGCTAATGCTGAGAATGAGCGAGAGAGGAAATACTATCTTGAAAAGTTCTCTCTTTATGATGAAATTTTGAAAAATGCTACTTTGGACAATTTTGAAACACCAACCGAAAAAGAAGCGGAAAAGCTAGCTTTTGCAAAGAGGATTTGTCGTGAGTGGTCTGAGGGTGCTAGGAACAACATTGTACTTCAGGGAGAAGCTGGAACTGGTAAGAGTCATTTGGCTTTTGCTATGGTTAAGGCTCTATCTGAGTACACGAAAGAGATTGCTATTTTTATTAACGTAACTGACTTGCTGATGAAGATTAAAGCTGATTTTAGTCAGGAAGAGTTTCTGGTCAATAAAATTGCTAGTGCTAAGTTCTTGGTTTTGGATGATTTAGGAATGGAAAAAGATAGCGAATGGTCATTTACTATTCTCTACAATATCTTGAATAAGCGTTCAAACACAATCATTACCACAAATTTGATTTCTGCCGATATTCAAAAAAGATATGGCAGACCTTTCATGTCCAGACTAATGAAGGGTGTAGATAAAGACCATTTGATGGTTTTCAATGATTTGACAAACAAGCGAAAGCAATATTTTTAG
- a CDS encoding type II toxin-antitoxin system RelE family toxin — MYRLDIDKKALKQLKKLDTPTRKQILSWLAKNIENTTNPRQHGKALKANLAGYWRYRVENYRIICDIQDDKLVVLAVEIAHRRDVYK; from the coding sequence ATGTATCGGCTAGATATTGATAAAAAAGCTCTCAAGCAACTTAAAAAACTAGATACCCCAACCAGAAAACAAATCCTATCCTGGCTTGCTAAAAACATTGAAAACACGACCAATCCACGACAACACGGAAAAGCACTAAAAGCCAACCTTGCAGGTTACTGGCGATACAGAGTAGAGAATTACCGCATCATCTGTGATATCCAAGACGATAAACTAGTCGTCCTAGCCGTGGAAATCGCCCACCGCAGAGATGTTTATAAATAA
- a CDS encoding DUF3310 domain-containing protein, with product MNPEIIDNINKPSHYQGANGLEAIDVVHNFVGSLSGASAFFWGNAIKYMLRFQKKNGLEDLKKARKNLDWLIEEMEHE from the coding sequence ATGAACCCAGAAATAATTGACAATATAAACAAACCAAGCCACTACCAAGGTGCAAACGGTCTTGAGGCTATCGATGTTGTGCATAACTTCGTTGGGAGCCTTTCCGGAGCGTCTGCTTTCTTTTGGGGCAACGCAATCAAGTATATGTTACGGTTTCAAAAGAAAAATGGTCTGGAAGACCTGAAGAAAGCTAGAAAGAATCTTGACTGGCTGATTGAGGAGATGGAGCATGAGTGA
- a CDS encoding tyrosine-type recombinase/integrase: MKYNKTKYPNIYYYETAKGKRYYVRRSFFFRGKKREKSKSGFTTLPQARAALVELEQQIQEQELGINTNLTLDQYWDIYSEKRLSTGRWNDTSYYLNDNLYKNHIKAKFGSILLKNLDRNEYELFIAEKLQNHTRYTVQTLNSSFMALLNDAVKNGNLLSNRLKGVFIGQSDIPAANKKVTLKEFKTWIAKAEEIMPKQFYALTYLTIFGLRRGEVFGLRPMDITQNDSGRAILHLRDSRSNQTLKGKGGLKTKDSERYVCLDDIGTDLIYYLIAEASKIKRKLGIIKEQHKDYITINEKGGLINPNQLNRNFNLVNEATGLHVTPHMMRHFFTTQSIIAGVPLEQLSQALGHTKVYMTDRYNQVEDELAEATTDLFLSHIR, translated from the coding sequence ATGAAATATAATAAAACAAAATACCCAAATATCTATTACTATGAGACTGCTAAAGGCAAGCGTTACTATGTCAGACGTTCTTTTTTCTTCCGAGGTAAAAAAAGAGAAAAAAGTAAAAGTGGTTTCACAACTCTCCCTCAAGCTCGTGCAGCCTTGGTAGAGCTTGAGCAACAAATCCAAGAACAAGAATTAGGTATCAATACGAATCTAACGCTTGATCAATATTGGGATATCTATTCTGAAAAGAGATTGTCAACAGGGCGCTGGAATGACACTTCCTACTACCTCAATGACAATCTCTATAAGAACCATATCAAGGCAAAGTTTGGTTCTATCCTGCTTAAAAATTTGGATAGAAATGAGTATGAACTATTTATCGCTGAAAAGTTGCAGAACCATACCAGATACACTGTTCAAACCCTCAATTCCAGCTTCATGGCATTGCTGAATGATGCCGTCAAAAATGGAAATCTGCTCTCAAATCGCTTGAAAGGTGTTTTCATCGGCCAGAGTGATATCCCTGCTGCAAACAAGAAAGTGACTCTCAAAGAGTTCAAGACTTGGATAGCAAAGGCAGAAGAGATTATGCCAAAACAATTCTACGCTCTGACCTATCTGACAATTTTTGGATTGAGAAGAGGAGAAGTCTTTGGATTGCGTCCAATGGACATCACTCAGAACGACAGCGGACGGGCTATACTGCATCTTAGAGACAGTCGAAGCAACCAGACCTTAAAAGGGAAAGGAGGGCTTAAAACGAAGGATTCAGAGCGATATGTCTGCCTTGATGATATCGGAACAGACCTGATCTATTATCTGATAGCTGAAGCTTCTAAGATTAAGCGAAAGTTAGGAATTATCAAGGAACAGCACAAGGATTATATAACTATCAACGAGAAAGGTGGTCTCATCAATCCAAATCAGCTAAATAGAAACTTCAATCTAGTGAATGAAGCAACAGGATTGCATGTAACACCTCACATGATGCGCCACTTCTTCACGACTCAAAGCATTATTGCAGGGGTTCCGCTTGAACAATTAAGCCAGGCGCTGGGGCATACAAAGGTTTATATGACGGATCGTTACAATCAAGTAGAGGACGAACTTGCTGAAGCGACAACAGACCTATTTCTTAGTCATATTCGCTAA
- a CDS encoding YopX family protein: protein MIPKFRVWHHELGRLMSVKCMFFQDSEIEEFELNDALMNDYITAYPDEIELMQSTGLKDKNGKEVFIGDIVKCTRGCLHEVYLEKEYGGTFIGGMPAVYLKGLGDGYAWTEYEEIIGNIYENPELLEDK from the coding sequence ATGATACCGAAATTTAGAGTGTGGCATCATGAATTAGGTAGACTGATGTCAGTCAAATGTATGTTTTTTCAGGATAGCGAGATTGAAGAATTTGAGTTAAACGATGCTTTAATGAATGATTACATTACAGCTTATCCTGATGAAATCGAACTCATGCAATCAACAGGACTCAAAGACAAGAACGGCAAGGAGGTATTCATCGGTGACATCGTTAAATGTACAAGAGGATGTCTCCATGAAGTATATTTAGAAAAAGAATACGGTGGTACATTCATAGGTGGAATGCCTGCTGTATACCTAAAAGGACTTGGAGATGGATATGCGTGGACGGAATATGAGGAAATCATCGGCAACATCTACGAAAATCCAGAGCTTTTGGAGGATAAATAA
- the comW gene encoding sigma(X)-activator ComW produces MLQKIYEQMANFYDSIEEEYGPTFGDNFDWEHVHFKFLIYYLVRYGIGCRRDFIVYHYRVAYRLYLEKLVMNRGFISC; encoded by the coding sequence ATGTTACAAAAAATTTATGAGCAGATGGCTAATTTCTATGATAGTATTGAAGAAGAGTATGGTCCTACATTTGGTGATAATTTTGACTGGGAACATGTTCATTTTAAATTTTTAATTTATTATTTAGTGAGATATGGCATTGGTTGTCGTAGGGATTTTATCGTTTACCATTATCGTGTTGCTTATCGTTTGTATCTTGAAAAATTGGTAATGAATCGGGGTTTTATTTCTTGTTGA